Proteins from one Thermobifida alba genomic window:
- a CDS encoding serine/threonine-protein kinase, with protein MLGGVEGESSRMTSPLRPEDPARIGDYEIVARIGKGGQGVVYLGQAPDGTRVAVKVMETSWASDSRARNRFAKEIETASKVAPFCTAALLDADIDAEPPYIVSEYIEGPSLREAVLRDGPRSGAALDRLAISTATALVAIHQAGVVHRDFKPANVLLGPDGPRVIDFGIARSAEATVTATNSIVGTPAYMAPEQVEGRELTPAVDIFAWAGVMVFAATGESPFHDETLPAIINRVLNRPPRLDGVDERLRPLLEACLAKEPERRPTAVQVLGALVGHDPANVAQVPVEEVLENGYTAALSEQTQIAATAVLPIPTAEEVAGAAPTAVLSAAEEATDTDAPERPTAGGLAALATARPTDGAPDGAPDSGPASGPMRTTSGLAALVDTGPTKQVGAAASGRTTPPGGTAGPRHGAVGGTAEAVPGQAGGHGGGHGLDSGGAVPPSGQPSLPRRSEHGGGSAQRTLSWIMAAGILIVALAGGWYLISAFLSFDGGRSPEATPVDGATTDVSGQEGDDRPDSTPSVVDHETEADVGGDTYAPNVPTDGHSTHPPVDPHPDPTVSEEEQWTDTPGWEENSEPTEETGTQETGTQEGAPTGNSSSWGSGEAGRVAVSPTGQ; from the coding sequence ATGCTCGGTGGAGTGGAGGGAGAGAGCAGTCGAATGACGAGTCCGCTGCGACCCGAGGATCCCGCTCGGATCGGGGATTACGAAATTGTCGCCCGGATCGGTAAGGGTGGCCAGGGCGTGGTGTATCTCGGTCAGGCTCCGGACGGCACCCGGGTCGCCGTGAAGGTCATGGAGACTTCCTGGGCGTCCGACTCCCGGGCGCGCAACCGGTTCGCCAAGGAGATCGAGACCGCCTCCAAGGTCGCCCCCTTCTGCACCGCGGCGCTCCTGGACGCCGACATCGACGCGGAACCGCCCTACATCGTCAGCGAGTACATCGAGGGCCCGTCGCTGCGTGAGGCCGTGCTCCGCGACGGGCCGCGCTCCGGTGCCGCGCTGGACCGGCTCGCCATCTCCACCGCCACCGCGCTGGTCGCCATCCACCAGGCGGGCGTGGTGCACCGCGACTTCAAACCGGCCAACGTGCTCCTGGGGCCGGACGGCCCCAGGGTGATCGACTTCGGCATCGCCCGGTCCGCGGAGGCCACGGTGACCGCGACCAACTCCATCGTGGGCACCCCCGCCTACATGGCTCCCGAACAGGTGGAGGGCCGGGAGCTCACCCCCGCGGTGGACATCTTCGCCTGGGCCGGGGTCATGGTGTTCGCCGCCACCGGGGAATCCCCGTTCCACGACGAGACCCTGCCCGCGATCATCAACCGGGTGCTCAACCGCCCGCCCCGCCTGGACGGTGTGGACGAGCGCCTGCGGCCGCTGCTGGAGGCCTGCCTCGCCAAGGAGCCCGAGCGCCGTCCCACCGCCGTACAGGTGCTCGGCGCGCTGGTGGGCCACGACCCGGCGAACGTGGCCCAGGTGCCGGTCGAGGAGGTCCTGGAGAACGGCTACACCGCGGCCCTCAGCGAGCAGACGCAGATCGCCGCCACCGCGGTACTGCCGATTCCCACGGCCGAGGAGGTGGCGGGGGCGGCCCCCACCGCGGTCCTGTCCGCGGCCGAGGAGGCCACGGACACCGACGCTCCGGAGCGGCCGACGGCCGGCGGCCTGGCCGCGCTGGCCACGGCCCGTCCGACCGACGGCGCCCCGGACGGGGCCCCCGACAGCGGCCCCGCGAGCGGCCCGATGCGCACCACGAGCGGCCTGGCCGCGCTGGTCGACACGGGGCCGACCAAGCAGGTCGGTGCGGCGGCTTCCGGCAGGACCACCCCTCCGGGCGGCACCGCCGGACCCCGGCACGGCGCGGTCGGCGGTACCGCCGAAGCCGTCCCCGGGCAGGCCGGCGGTCACGGCGGCGGTCACGGCCTCGACTCCGGCGGGGCCGTCCCGCCGAGTGGTCAGCCGTCGCTGCCCCGGCGGTCCGAGCACGGCGGGGGAAGTGCCCAGCGGACCCTGTCCTGGATCATGGCCGCGGGGATCCTCATCGTCGCCCTGGCGGGCGGCTGGTACCTGATCAGCGCCTTCCTGTCGTTCGACGGCGGACGGTCCCCCGAGGCCACGCCGGTGGACGGCGCCACGACCGACGTCTCCGGGCAGGAGGGCGACGACCGTCCCGACTCCACGCCGTCCGTGGTGGACCACGAGACGGAGGCCGACGTCGGCGGGGACACCTACGCCCCGAACGTGCCCACCGACGGCCACTCCACGCACCCCCCGGTGGACCCGCACCCCGATCCCACCGTCTCCGAGGAGGAGCAGTGGACCGACACCCCCGGGTGGGAGGAGAACTCCGAGCCGACCGAGGAGACCGGAACGCAGGAGACCGGAACGCAGGAGGGCGCGCCGACCGGGAACAGCAGTTCCTGGGGGAGCGGGGAGGCCGGACGGGTGGCCGTCTCTCCGACCGGCCAGTGA
- a CDS encoding SURF1 family protein: MRFPLLRPHWLGIHLVALVAVLVCFLLGYWQYERAQRPDRETITNPVEDLASAESIDTLLEPGQYMPQAIANEAVTATGTYDTGRQLLAPALSPEGEEGYYVVVPLVVEDGVAVVVNRGWIPVDAVDAVPPAPQGEVTVRGWLQMPQNEAYRGYSPIVPEGQVARISSALLVNEWPYRLYEGYVTLGEQTPPTPAGADVALKEIPPPDPPQETVWNFRNLSYAAQWWVFGAAAIVFWVSLVRREREEQRAGRESGGSDGAAAPTAEPAQPSADAAAD, encoded by the coding sequence GTGCGTTTCCCACTTCTGCGGCCCCACTGGCTCGGCATCCACCTGGTCGCGCTGGTCGCGGTGCTCGTCTGCTTCCTGCTGGGCTACTGGCAGTACGAGCGCGCCCAGCGGCCCGACCGCGAGACGATCACCAATCCCGTCGAGGACCTCGCCTCGGCGGAGAGCATCGACACGCTGCTCGAACCCGGGCAGTACATGCCCCAGGCCATCGCCAACGAGGCCGTCACCGCGACCGGAACCTACGACACCGGGCGCCAGCTGCTCGCCCCGGCCCTGTCCCCGGAGGGCGAGGAGGGCTACTACGTGGTGGTCCCCCTGGTGGTCGAAGACGGCGTCGCGGTGGTGGTGAACCGGGGGTGGATCCCCGTCGACGCGGTCGACGCGGTCCCGCCCGCGCCGCAGGGCGAGGTCACCGTCCGGGGGTGGTTGCAGATGCCCCAGAACGAGGCGTACCGGGGCTACTCGCCGATCGTCCCCGAGGGGCAGGTCGCGCGGATCTCCTCGGCCCTGCTGGTCAACGAGTGGCCCTACCGGCTCTATGAGGGGTACGTCACCCTGGGGGAGCAGACGCCGCCGACCCCCGCCGGAGCGGACGTGGCACTGAAGGAGATCCCGCCACCGGACCCGCCGCAGGAGACCGTCTGGAACTTCAGGAACCTGAGCTACGCCGCCCAGTGGTGGGTGTTCGGGGCGGCCGCCATCGTGTTCTGGGTCTCACTGGTGCGGCGCGAACGGGAGGAGCAGCGCGCGGGGCGGGAGAGCGGCGGCAGCGACGGGGCCGCGGCTCCCACCGCCGAACCGGCTCAGCCCTCGGCGGACGCGGCCGCGGACTGA
- a CDS encoding DUF3817 domain-containing protein: MENKRLPLTLYRVLAYVTSTWLLLLTFVAMPAKYLVGETARFSLADAPAGMEQWFGADTPLMMYIAIPHGYIYMVFVLSVLWLALKRRWNASKTVGVMLSGTIPVVGFFVEHRVAATEKAAIDAEERAAAQSAAASAEG; this comes from the coding sequence TTGGAGAACAAGCGTCTTCCACTCACGCTCTACCGCGTCCTGGCCTACGTCACCTCGACGTGGCTGCTGCTGCTGACCTTCGTGGCGATGCCCGCCAAGTACCTCGTCGGGGAGACCGCGCGGTTCTCCCTGGCGGACGCGCCCGCGGGCATGGAGCAGTGGTTCGGCGCGGACACCCCGCTGATGATGTACATCGCGATCCCGCACGGCTACATCTACATGGTGTTCGTGCTGTCGGTGCTGTGGCTGGCCCTGAAGCGCCGGTGGAACGCGTCGAAGACCGTGGGAGTGATGCTGTCCGGAACGATCCCGGTGGTGGGGTTCTTCGTGGAGCACAGGGTCGCGGCCACGGAGAAGGCCGCGATCGACGCCGAGGAGAGGGCAGCCGCTCAGTCCGCGGCCGCGTCCGCCGAGGGCTGA